One Nicotiana sylvestris chromosome 12, ASM39365v2, whole genome shotgun sequence genomic window carries:
- the LOC104222091 gene encoding uncharacterized protein translates to MARLGEGDKRWIVEDRPDGTNVHNWHWAETDCLEWSRYFLTNLLSNKTLINGENNLEIRTKNLEKLEGEAYVNIRKGKIIPGYELNLILSWEGELKEADNNSVTKIEGNVEIPYIADENADEEPEIKVNVKEDGPIGKKLKDAFVEKGKPFVLEQVKAYVNAMANGGPAKDEAEVKKLAKKPTGAGNVVSLAPAPAPVAVDEKAKGVVKKEKKKEGFKTITMTEKFSCRAKDLFEILMDEKRWKGFTQSNARISKEVGGEFSIFNGSVTGTNVELQEGKLIVQKWRFGSWPDGVQSTVQITFEEPGSGVTVVKLTHTDVPEEDRYGNATVVENTERGWRDFIFHRIRAVFGFGI, encoded by the exons ATGGCCCGTCTTGGAGAAGGAGACAAACGATGGATCGTAGAAGACCGACCCGATGGCACCAACGTTCATAATTGGCACTGGGCTGAAACTGACTGCCTCGAATGGTCTCGCTACTTCCTCACTAACCTCTTATCTAACAAAACCCTAATTAACGGCGAGAACAACCTCGAAATACGCACAAAAAACCTCGAGAAACTCGAAGGAGAAGCCTACGTCAATATCCGTAAGGGGAAAATAATTCCGGGCTACGAATTGAATTTAATTCTCTCCTGGGAAGGGGAATTAAAAGAAGCTGATAATAATAGTGTGACGAAAATTGAAGGGAATGTTGAAATTCCTTATATAGCGGATGAGAATGCTGACGAAGAACCGGAGATTAAGGTTAATGTAAAAGAAGATGGACCCATTGGGAAAAAATTGAAGGATGCGTTTGTTGAAAAGGGAAAGCCGTTTGTTTTAGAGCAAGTGAAGGCGTATGTTAATGCTATGGCAAATGGTGGACCCGCTAAGGATGAAGCTGAGGTGAAAAAATTAGCTAAAAAACCCACCGGCGCCGGAAATGTTGTCTCTCTGGCCCCCGCTCCGGCTCCAGTTGCTGTGGATGAGAAGGCAAAGGGTGTggtgaagaaggagaagaagaaggaagggTTTAAGACGATTACGATGACGGAGAAGTTTAGTTGTAGGGCGAAAGATTTGTTTGAGATATTGATGGATGAGAAAAGATGGAAGGGTTTTACACAGAGTAATGCAAGGATAAGCAAAGAGGTGGGAGGGGAGTTTAGTATATTTAATGGGTCAGTTACAGGAACTAATGTAGAGTTGCAGGAAGGCAAATTAATTGTTCAGAAATGGCGGTTTGGTAGCTGGCCTGATGGCGTCCAGTCCACG GTCCAAATTACTTTTGAGGAGCCTGGATCTGGAGTTACAGTTGTCAAGCTGACACATACAGATGTACCAGAGGAAGACAG ATATGGTAATGCAACTGTTGTGGAGAATACTGAGAGAGGATGGCGGGACTTTATCTTCCATAGGATACGAGCTGTTTTTGGTTTTGGAATCTAA
- the LOC104222090 gene encoding thioredoxin-like 3-1, chloroplastic, whose protein sequence is MSILAPNSQIMYREIHPREQQHQVRNNGGSLNLLKSYEFCFVDKRRGDWRKTIKKEWRMHASWLDMSRPDTVEMQSIENSEQLDQILASANELSQPIIIDWMAAWCRKCIYLKPKLEKLAAEFDTKLKFYYVDVNKVPQSLVKRGNISKMPTIQLWKDGEMRAEVIGGHKAWLVIEEVREMIKNFV, encoded by the exons ATGTCAATTTTAGCACCAAATTCCCAAATTATGTATAGAGAAATCCACCCTAGAGAGCAGCAGCATCAGGTTAGGAACAACGGTGGAAGTCTGAATCTGCTAAAATCATATGAATTTTGCTTtgtagataaaagaagaggtgATTGGAGGAAAACAATAAAGAAAGAGTGGAGAATGCATGCCTCCTGGCTAGACATGTCAAGACCCGATACAGTGGAGATGCAATCCATTGAGAATAGTGAACAACTTGACCAGATTTTAGCCTCTGCTAATGAGCTTTCACAACCCATCATCATTGATTG GATGGCTGCTTGGTGTCGGAAATGCATTTATTTGAAGCCAAAATTGGAGAAACTTGCAGCTGAGTTTGATACCAA ACTCAAATTCTACTACGTGGATGTGAATAAGGTACCACAATCTTTAGTGAAGCGCGGAAACATCTCA AAAATGCCAACAATTCAG TTGTGGAAAGATGGGGAGATGAGAGCAGAGGTGATTGGAGGGCACAAAGCATGGCTTGTAATTGAAGAAGTGAGAGAAATGATCAAAAACTTCGTATAA